Part of the Natrinema salinisoli genome is shown below.
ACAACGCGTTCAGCGCGTCTGGATTGATTGCGTCATAGAGTGGGGGCAGTTCAACCATATCCAGACCAGACGCTTCTGACACCGCCGAAACAACCGCATAGACAGGTGTATTCTCGGTGTCCTGCACCCATTCAGCGGTAGCAGATAGAGTCAGTTTAGCTGAAGAGTCATCCGTATTAACCTGTGTGCCCATCTTTCCCATGGATCCTGAACTCCAATACTCCGATATAAAAGGATTTCCAAACTCTGTTGAAGGAGTCACGGTCTTTCATGTTTGACGGGACGCTGTCATCCCCATTCTTATGTCGCTGACTATCAGGAGGAATTATATGTACGATCTGACCGGTTTCCAGCGTGATCTGTTGTACGTGGTTGCGGAACTGGAGGAGCCGCACGGCCTGGCTATCAAAGAAGCCGACCGTGCCGATCGAGAACGACGCTCGTCGTGGCATCACCCAGCAATAGCAGCGCCAGGAGGAAGAAAACCAGCGTGAGGTGAAACCGGTCGTCGCCGCATCGAACGAGTCGACGGCTCCCAGCACGAATAGTAGTGTAACGCTGAGGAGACTCAAGACGACGTACGGCATCGACCGGGTCAGCCACAGGACGAGCGCCGAGAGGAACACCGCCAGCGTCCGTTGCCCTTCGACGGACAACGATGGCAGTGGGTCGAGTGTCGTTCCGACGACAAGGATACCGGCGGCCATTAGCAGTCCGGCCGTTTACCATGACGCTATCGATGACTCCAGCACCGACTGCTTTCCTACCCGATCTCTCATCACTCGGACCGTTGCCGCTCCCGCCCATGAATCTGATGACACCACACTAGGACCGAATTTGAACCGGCAGCACCTATTCAATTAGAACCAGTTGAAGAACGAAGGCGTTCGAAATTGAGAGGTTAGCTCTTCACCAAGAAATAATCATTATAATTCAGGCCACGCAGAAATAAGGGTACAAACATACACTTTTGTTGGTGGGCAGGAGACGAGCGACCACAAATGGACGAGGACGCGCTCGAGTATCATAAGACAGATCCACCAGGGAAGATCGAAATATCGACGACGAAATCGACGAACACGCAACGGGACCTCTCGCTGGCGTACTCTCCGGGCGTTGCCGCCCCGTGTCGCGAGATTGCCGCGGAACCGGATGACGCCTACCAGTACACGACAAAGGGAAACCTCGTGGGCGTGATCTCGAACGGGTCGGCCGTCCTCGGACTGGGTGATATCGGCGCTCAGGCCTCGAAACCAGTCATGGAGGGGAAGGGCGTCCTGTTTAAACGATTCGCCGACATCGACGTCTTCGACATCGAACTCGATCTCGACGATCCGGACGCGTTCGTCGAGTCGGTCGCGGCGATGGAGTCGACCTTCGGCGGAATCAACCTCGAGGACATCGCGGCACCGGACTGTTTCGAAATCGAGGAGCGCCTCCGCGACCGACTATCGGTTCCCGTGTTTCACGACGATCAGCACGGCACCGCCATCATCTCCGGCGCTGCTCTCCTCAACGCCGCGGAGATTGTCGGCAAGGATCTCGCAGACCTCGAGGTTGCGTTCGCCGGTGCAGGTGCCGCCGCGGTCGCAACCGCGAAGTTCTACGTCTCGCTGGGCGTCCCCCGAGAAAATATCACTATGTGTGATATCGACGGTATTTTGACGACGGAACGGGCGGAATCCGGCGAGCTGAACGAGTACAACCGGCAGTTCGCTCGGAACGGACCCGATGGCGATGTCGCGGACGCGATGGAGGATGCAGACGCGTTCGTCGGACTCTCTGCCGGCGGTATCGTCAGCCAAGAGATGGTCCGATCAATGGCCGACGATCCAATCGTCTTCGCGATGGCAAATCCCGAGCCGGAGATCGGCTACGAGGAAGCCAAGGCGGCCCGCGACGATACCGTCATCATGGCGACCGGTCGGTCGGACTACCCCAACCAGGTCAACAACGTCCTCGGATTCCCCTTCATATTCCGCGGTGCGCTCGATGTCCGTACCACTGAGATCAACGAGGAGATGAAGATCGCGGCGGCCCATGCGCTGGCAGATCTGGCCAAGCAGGATGTCCCCGATTCGGTAGTCAAAGCCTACGGCGATCAGCCGCTACAGTTCGGCCCGGACTATATCATACCCAAACCTCTCGACACTCGCGTCCTCTTCGAGGTCGCACCCGCGGTCGCACAGGCGGCGATCGAGTCAGGCGCGGCTCGCATCGAACTCGACGTTGACGAGTACGTCGAACGCCTCGAGGCCCGCCTCGGTAAATCTCGTGAGATGATGCGCGTCGTGCTCAACAAGGCCAAGTCCGATCCCAAACGGATTGCGCTAGCCGAGGGGACCGACGAGACGATCGTCCGTGCGGCAGCCCAAATCGAAGAGCGCGGAATCGCGAAGCCGGTCCTGATCGGCGACGAAAACGAGATTCATAGTACGGTCGTGAACCTCGGCCTGGAGTTCGACCCGGACATCGTCGACCCCGCTGGCGGGGAGTGTGAGGCGTACGCCGACCACCTCTACGAGCGACGACAGCGCGACGGTATCACCCAACGTGAGGCCGAATCACTGATCCGCGACGACACCAACTATTTCGGCAGCGTCATGGTTGATCGCGGCGACGTCGACGCGATGCTCACCGGATTGACGAACCACTATCCGTCGGCGCTCCGCCCGCCGCTACAAGTCGTCGGAACGGCCGACGACGCCGAGTACGCCGCCGGCGTCTACATGCTCACGTTCAAGAATCGCGTGATCTTCGTCGCTGACGCCACGGTCAACCAGGCTCCCGACGAAGACGTCCTCGAGGAGGTTACCCGCCACACCGCCGAATTGGCCCGTCGATTTGACGTTGAACCGCGCGCCGCCTTACTCTCGTACTCCGATTTCGGTAGCGTCGACAATGAAGGTACCCGCAAACCTAGCGAAGCGGCCCGCCGCCTACGTGAGGACTCCGACATCGACTTCCCCGTCGACGGTGAGATGCAAGCCGACACCGCCGTCCTTGAGGAGATGCTGACCGACACCTACGAGTTCACCGAGTTAGAACGGCCCGCGAACGTGCTGATCTTCCCGAATCTCGAGGCGGGCAACATCGGCTACAAGCTACTCCAGCGCCTCGGTGGGGCCGACGCCATCGGCCCGATGCTAGTCGGGATGGATAAGCCGGTCCACGTGCTCCAGCGCGGTGACGAGGTCAAGGATATTGTCAACCTCGCGGCCGTTGCAACGGTCGACGCCCAAGATAGCCATTCGTGAGCGGTTAAATCGATTCCTCGGTACGATCCTACTGGAATTGTCCTCCCGGTAAGTGAGCACATCCTCGATCAGCGGGTGAGTGTCCGGCAATAGGTCCTCACAAAGCGGTACGTCATCCACGACGGCGAAGTCCTCCACGCGGATCTCAGTTCCCTCGAGTCGATCGACGTGTAGCGTTGTTCTCCCCCAGCAGGGGGTGCGGGGCGACACAGCACAAGCATCGCCTCGTGAGGTGATTGAATCATGGGATACCGCGCACTTGTTGCGTACGAACGTACCGATGACCAGTACCCACTCTATTACTCTCACTGGGGTGCTGCAGACCTGAAACTGAAGTACCGCATCACGGCCGAAACCCCGTTTGGTGGCGAGGGCACCGATTCCAAGTGGACGAAACTGCTACTGGCAGAACTGGCGGATGGCCTCGAGGCAGTCGGTCGGTGAGGCAGTCCAAGAGATCCGCGACCGAACCTCGAGGAACGCCGAGCGGGTGTGATACAAAAGGCCAAAGGGACGATTCTGGCTGATTGGTAATCGGAGGCGCATTGATAACCCCCGAGACGAACATATTCACTGTCGCGCTCCCCCTGCGCGACACAGATCCGATCAGCATCCACCCGTGACATCCACCTACCACGCCCGGCGGCCATCCCCTTTGTGCCCATCCGGGCGGGTTTGAGGTATTCTTCGAACACGCTAGTACGGCGCTCCTCGCGCTCGTTAGTGGACGTCCTCCAGCCACGTCTGTAGATCGCTATCGACAACATCGTCGATCGTGACCCCATACTCGCTTGCTCGATCGCGGGCTACTATCCACGCCTGTCGCGCCTGATCGGGATCACGCTCTCGGAGGAACTCGTGATAGGCCACGAGAGCTTTTATGATGAGTACCTCATCGGGCGACGGCGTCGGCATACACTCCGACTAACGACTAACAATATAAAACAATCGAATTACATGTTCGCTTCGTAATCTCGAGCGCGTCGACGGCCTCGCGCGGCCCGACGTCGTGCTCGCCGTCGACGGCTTCCTCACCGACGAGTTCGGCGGGACGAATTTCCCACTCATTCACGCGGTGTTGCAGGAGCCGCGGATCGTCCCAACGCCACGGCTCATCTGTGACTATGCCCGGAACAGCCATATGACGAACGATGAAGCCAAACGCTGTTAGCAACAATTAGTCCA
Proteins encoded:
- a CDS encoding HalOD1 output domain-containing protein, with product MGKMGTQVNTDDSSAKLTLSATAEWVQDTENTPVYAVVSAVSEASGLDMVELPPLYDAINPDALNALFTSRAEPAVNKISFEYAGYDVVVRGTGAVEVRTTVNA
- a CDS encoding NADP-dependent malic enzyme, with product MDEDALEYHKTDPPGKIEISTTKSTNTQRDLSLAYSPGVAAPCREIAAEPDDAYQYTTKGNLVGVISNGSAVLGLGDIGAQASKPVMEGKGVLFKRFADIDVFDIELDLDDPDAFVESVAAMESTFGGINLEDIAAPDCFEIEERLRDRLSVPVFHDDQHGTAIISGAALLNAAEIVGKDLADLEVAFAGAGAAAVATAKFYVSLGVPRENITMCDIDGILTTERAESGELNEYNRQFARNGPDGDVADAMEDADAFVGLSAGGIVSQEMVRSMADDPIVFAMANPEPEIGYEEAKAARDDTVIMATGRSDYPNQVNNVLGFPFIFRGALDVRTTEINEEMKIAAAHALADLAKQDVPDSVVKAYGDQPLQFGPDYIIPKPLDTRVLFEVAPAVAQAAIESGAARIELDVDEYVERLEARLGKSREMMRVVLNKAKSDPKRIALAEGTDETIVRAAAQIEERGIAKPVLIGDENEIHSTVVNLGLEFDPDIVDPAGGECEAYADHLYERRQRDGITQREAESLIRDDTNYFGSVMVDRGDVDAMLTGLTNHYPSALRPPLQVVGTADDAEYAAGVYMLTFKNRVIFVADATVNQAPDEDVLEEVTRHTAELARRFDVEPRAALLSYSDFGSVDNEGTRKPSEAARRLREDSDIDFPVDGEMQADTAVLEEMLTDTYEFTELERPANVLIFPNLEAGNIGYKLLQRLGGADAIGPMLVGMDKPVHVLQRGDEVKDIVNLAAVATVDAQDSHS